In Gemmata obscuriglobus, a single genomic region encodes these proteins:
- a CDS encoding winged helix-turn-helix transcriptional regulator, producing MEQSNTRVPTPDQELAELKGHLRRGNHAELREGCKAGAELLSLIAEKWTVLVVIVLSDGPKRFKELQRSLAGVSQRMLTLTLRGLERDGLISRTVFPTVPPRVDYALTDLGESLRAPIFALGQWARDNRTLIEAARARYDRSAESAPAGDRNVSG from the coding sequence ATGGAACAGAGTAACACGCGTGTGCCCACCCCCGATCAGGAACTCGCGGAGCTGAAAGGGCACCTGCGGCGGGGCAACCACGCCGAACTGCGTGAGGGGTGCAAAGCGGGAGCCGAGCTGCTGTCGCTGATCGCCGAGAAATGGACCGTGCTGGTTGTTATCGTGCTGTCCGACGGCCCGAAACGCTTCAAAGAACTGCAACGCTCGCTCGCTGGCGTGTCGCAGCGGATGCTGACCCTCACGCTCCGCGGGTTGGAGCGGGACGGGCTCATTTCCCGAACCGTGTTCCCAACCGTGCCGCCGCGCGTGGACTACGCTTTGACCGATCTCGGCGAGTCGCTGCGGGCGCCGATTTTTGCGCTCGGACAGTGGGCACGCGATAACCGCACCCTGATTGAGGCGGCACGTGCGCGGTACGACCGCTCGGCCGAGTCGGCTCCCGCCGGCGATCGGAACGTGAGCGGATGA